In Sphingopyxis sp. FD7, a single window of DNA contains:
- a CDS encoding cob(I)yrinic acid a,c-diamide adenosyltransferase, whose translation MVKLNKIYTRTGDDGTTGLVGGSRIAKSAPLMAAIGDVDEANSWIGLAAVALDDAPDEAAMLTRIQNELFDLGADLATPPDAERGFGAHDMALRIVPAQIARLEQEIDAMNASLGALKSFILPGGTDAAARLHLARAVTRRAERSAVAAAATRDLNPLALTYLNRLSDHLFVLARHINAGAGGDILWKPGATR comes from the coding sequence ATGGTCAAGCTCAACAAAATCTACACGCGCACCGGCGACGACGGCACCACCGGCCTCGTCGGCGGATCGCGCATCGCCAAATCGGCGCCGCTGATGGCGGCGATCGGCGATGTCGACGAAGCGAACAGCTGGATCGGCCTCGCGGCGGTCGCGCTCGACGACGCGCCCGACGAGGCGGCGATGCTCACGCGCATCCAGAACGAGCTGTTCGACCTCGGCGCCGATCTCGCGACCCCGCCCGACGCCGAGCGCGGCTTCGGTGCGCACGACATGGCGCTGCGCATCGTCCCCGCCCAGATCGCGCGGCTGGAGCAAGAGATCGACGCGATGAACGCCTCGCTCGGCGCGCTCAAAAGCTTCATCCTGCCGGGCGGCACCGACGCCGCGGCGCGGCTCCACCTCGCGCGCGCGGTGACGCGCCGCGCCGAGCGGTCGGCGGTCGCCGCGGCGGCGACACGCGACCTCAATCCGCTCGCGCTCACCTATCTGAACCGCCTGTCGGACCATCTGTTCGTGCTCGCACGCCACATCAACGCCGGGGCGGGCGGCGACATACTCTGGAAACCGGGCGCGACGCGGTAA
- the gluQRS gene encoding tRNA glutamyl-Q(34) synthetase GluQRS, with amino-acid sequence MLTRFAPSPTGELHLGHAYSAVQAHQAARAAGGRFLIRIDDIDGRRSREEYVAASLADLDWLGLDRDGDPVRQSDRLAHYAAALDTLRMRDLVYPCFCTRADIAASLSAPHGPSGAVYPGTCRNLPARERMRRMAVEPHCWRLDMARAVAETGALFREETGQGLRATDAAAHGDIVLARKDAPASYHLASTLDDAAMGITHVIRGADLIASTDVHRLLQALLDLPVPLYRHHALVCGPDGKRLAKRDAAASLASLRAAGVDGRALAADLRGGRLPAGYSLQMP; translated from the coding sequence ATGCTGACCCGCTTCGCGCCCAGCCCGACCGGCGAGCTTCACCTCGGCCACGCCTATAGCGCCGTGCAGGCGCATCAGGCCGCGCGCGCGGCGGGCGGACGGTTCCTGATCCGCATCGACGATATCGACGGCCGCCGCTCGCGCGAGGAATATGTCGCGGCGTCGCTCGCCGACCTCGACTGGCTCGGGCTGGACCGCGACGGTGATCCGGTGCGCCAGTCGGACCGGCTCGCACATTATGCCGCCGCGCTCGACACGCTGCGAATGCGTGACCTCGTCTATCCCTGTTTCTGCACCCGCGCCGACATCGCCGCGAGCCTGTCGGCGCCGCACGGGCCGTCGGGCGCCGTCTATCCCGGCACCTGCCGCAATCTGCCAGCGCGCGAGCGTATGCGGCGCATGGCGGTCGAACCGCATTGCTGGCGGCTCGACATGGCGCGCGCGGTGGCGGAGACAGGCGCTCTTTTCCGGGAAGAGACAGGGCAGGGGCTGCGCGCCACCGATGCGGCCGCGCACGGCGACATCGTCCTCGCGCGCAAGGATGCGCCCGCAAGCTATCATCTCGCGAGCACGCTCGACGATGCCGCCATGGGGATCACGCATGTCATCCGCGGCGCCGACCTCATCGCATCGACCGACGTTCACCGGCTGCTCCAGGCGTTGCTCGATCTGCCGGTGCCGCTCTATCGTCATCATGCGCTCGTCTGTGGTCCCGACGGCAAAAGGCTGGCGAAGCGCGACGCCGCAGCCTCGCTCGCTTCGCTGCGCGCCGCCGGTGTCGACGGCCGGGCGCTCGCCGCCGATTTGCGGGGCGGACGGCTTCCCGCTGGATATTCGCTGCAAATGCCCTAA
- a CDS encoding SDR family oxidoreductase, with protein sequence MNLQDMFGLDGRIALVTGGSRGIGKMIVEGYLAAGCARVYISARKTAQIEEAVADFETRYPGKVIGLPVDLSSVEGCRALAKELEAREERLDILVNNAGAAWGEPFEGFPEAGWDKVMDINVKSPFFLTQALHGLLKAGGSHERPAKVINIGSIDGMRLNPWETYSYHASKAAILYLTKRLAARLVTDHILVTAIAPGAFQSDMNKAARDHGDAVAKSIPVKRIGVPEDMAGAAIFLASKAGDYVVGDTITVDGGLVHGDLKTSIDA encoded by the coding sequence ATGAACCTCCAGGACATGTTCGGCCTCGACGGCCGCATCGCCCTCGTCACCGGCGGCTCGCGCGGCATCGGCAAGATGATCGTCGAGGGCTATCTCGCCGCAGGATGCGCGCGCGTCTATATCTCGGCGCGCAAGACGGCGCAGATCGAGGAAGCCGTCGCCGATTTCGAAACGCGCTATCCGGGCAAGGTTATCGGGCTTCCTGTCGACCTGTCGTCGGTCGAAGGCTGCCGCGCGCTCGCCAAGGAACTCGAAGCGCGCGAGGAACGGCTCGACATCCTCGTCAACAACGCCGGCGCGGCGTGGGGCGAACCCTTCGAGGGCTTCCCCGAAGCGGGCTGGGACAAGGTGATGGACATCAACGTCAAATCGCCCTTCTTCCTGACGCAGGCGCTGCACGGGCTGCTCAAGGCGGGCGGTTCGCACGAACGCCCCGCCAAGGTCATCAACATCGGCTCGATCGACGGCATGCGCCTCAATCCGTGGGAAACCTACAGCTATCACGCGTCGAAGGCGGCGATCCTCTACCTCACCAAGCGCCTCGCCGCGCGGCTCGTCACCGATCATATCCTCGTCACCGCGATCGCCCCCGGCGCCTTCCAGTCCGACATGAACAAGGCCGCGCGCGACCATGGCGACGCGGTCGCGAAGAGCATCCCGGTCAAGCGCATCGGCGTGCCGGAAGACATGGCGGGCGCCGCGATCTTCCTCGCGTCGAAAGCGGGCGACTATGTCGTCGGCGACACGATCACGGTCGATGGCGGCCTCGTCCACGGCGACCTGAAAACGAGCATCGACGCGTAA
- the ppc gene encoding phosphoenolpyruvate carboxylase produces the protein MGPPIQISQNPDIRYLGRILGDVIRAYGGDKLFRQTEYIRSSSVDRHRGIAGAEAIDPGLDALSLDDTIAFVRGFMLFSMLANLAEDRQGVAAEPEATVAAALETLKGDGIGSEAIAALLNAALIAPVLTAHPTEVRRKSMLDHKNRIAELMRMRDAGLDETPEGDVIEDAIRRQVVLLWQTRPLRTQKLFVADEIDNALTYLRDVFLPVVPKLYARWEKELGTRPASFLRVGSWIGGDRDGNPFVTAETLRMATSRNAAAVIGHYIDQVHALGAELSVSSALAPVPEAVEALAEASGDTAPSRSDEPYRRALSGIYARLSATYAAITGRAPPRPGALKGEPYAAPADFRRDLVTIASGLSSSGKGQLAGIGALGRLIRAVEVFGFHLATLDMRQNSAVHERVLAELLAVSGVEADYLALDEAARVALLRRELGVNRPLAAPWHAWSDETAGELAIVHAAADVRKRLGNDAIVQWIISKAESLSDLLEVHVLAREGGLWSAEGHDNLMVVPLFETIADLDDAPAIMAAYFALPEIAPHVAARGHQEVMIGYSDSNKDGGYLTSTWGLHQASAALTPVFEEADTAMQLFHGRGGAVGRGGGSAFAAIRAQPAGTVQGRIRITEQGEVIAAKYGTIDSAATNLEAMVSASLLASLEPEAMGAKEAARFTAAMDALSDTAFAAYRGLVYDTPTFKDFFRAMTPIAEIATLKIGSRPSSRTKSSAIEDLRAIPWVFSWAQARTMLPGWYGTGEAFAGFDDKALLADMAASWPFFAALLGNMEMVLAKSDMGIAARYAGLAGHVDGHDMIFGRIKDGWNRAHDGLLEITGQTRLLEKNPALEASIRLRLPYIEPLNLLQIELMKRHRAGETDPRIAEGIQLTINAIATALRNSG, from the coding sequence ATGGGCCCACCGATCCAGATCTCGCAAAATCCGGACATCCGCTATCTGGGGCGGATCCTCGGCGACGTCATCCGCGCCTATGGCGGCGACAAATTATTCCGCCAGACCGAATATATCCGTTCGTCGAGCGTCGACCGGCATCGCGGCATCGCCGGGGCGGAGGCGATCGACCCGGGCCTCGACGCGCTGAGTCTCGACGACACCATCGCCTTCGTGCGCGGCTTCATGCTGTTTTCGATGCTCGCCAATCTGGCCGAGGATCGGCAGGGCGTCGCCGCGGAGCCCGAAGCGACGGTTGCGGCAGCGCTGGAGACGCTTAAGGGCGACGGGATTGGCAGTGAAGCGATCGCCGCGCTGCTGAACGCGGCACTGATCGCGCCCGTGCTGACCGCGCACCCGACCGAGGTGCGCCGCAAGTCGATGCTCGACCACAAGAATCGCATCGCCGAACTGATGCGGATGCGCGATGCCGGGCTCGACGAAACGCCCGAGGGCGATGTGATCGAGGACGCGATCCGGCGGCAGGTGGTGCTGTTGTGGCAGACGCGCCCGCTGCGCACGCAGAAATTGTTCGTCGCCGACGAGATCGACAATGCGCTCACCTATTTGCGCGACGTCTTCCTGCCCGTGGTGCCCAAGCTTTATGCGCGCTGGGAAAAGGAGCTAGGGACGCGCCCCGCAAGTTTCCTGCGCGTCGGCAGCTGGATCGGCGGCGACCGCGACGGCAATCCCTTCGTCACCGCCGAGACGTTGCGCATGGCGACCAGCCGCAACGCCGCGGCGGTGATCGGCCATTATATCGACCAGGTCCACGCGCTCGGCGCCGAACTGTCGGTGTCGTCGGCGCTCGCCCCGGTGCCCGAAGCGGTCGAGGCGCTGGCCGAGGCGAGCGGCGATACCGCACCGAGCCGCAGCGACGAACCCTATCGCCGCGCGCTGTCGGGCATCTATGCGCGGCTGTCGGCGACTTATGCCGCGATCACGGGCAGGGCGCCGCCGCGCCCCGGCGCGCTGAAGGGCGAGCCCTATGCCGCGCCCGCCGATTTCCGCCGCGACCTCGTCACCATCGCCAGCGGCCTGTCGTCGAGCGGCAAGGGCCAGCTCGCGGGCATCGGCGCGCTGGGACGGCTGATCCGCGCGGTCGAGGTGTTCGGATTCCACCTCGCGACGCTCGACATGCGGCAGAACAGCGCGGTCCACGAGCGCGTGCTCGCCGAGTTGCTCGCGGTGTCGGGGGTCGAAGCCGATTATCTGGCGCTCGACGAGGCGGCGCGCGTCGCGTTGCTGCGCCGCGAACTTGGCGTCAACCGGCCGCTCGCCGCGCCGTGGCACGCATGGAGCGACGAGACCGCGGGCGAACTCGCGATCGTCCACGCGGCGGCGGACGTGCGCAAGAGGCTGGGCAATGACGCGATCGTCCAGTGGATCATCAGCAAGGCCGAAAGCCTGTCCGACCTGCTCGAAGTGCATGTGCTGGCACGCGAGGGCGGGCTGTGGTCGGCCGAGGGCCACGACAATCTGATGGTCGTGCCGCTGTTCGAGACGATCGCCGACCTCGATGACGCGCCGGCGATCATGGCGGCCTATTTCGCGCTGCCCGAAATCGCACCGCATGTCGCGGCGCGCGGGCATCAGGAAGTGATGATCGGCTATTCGGATTCGAACAAGGACGGCGGTTATCTGACCTCGACCTGGGGGCTGCATCAGGCATCGGCGGCGCTGACCCCGGTGTTCGAGGAAGCCGATACGGCGATGCAGCTGTTCCACGGGCGCGGCGGCGCGGTCGGGCGCGGCGGCGGCAGCGCCTTTGCCGCGATCCGCGCGCAGCCCGCAGGCACGGTGCAGGGGCGCATCCGCATCACCGAACAGGGCGAGGTGATCGCGGCGAAATATGGCACGATCGACAGCGCGGCGACCAATCTGGAAGCGATGGTGTCGGCGAGCCTGCTGGCGAGCCTCGAACCCGAGGCAATGGGCGCGAAAGAAGCGGCGCGCTTTACCGCGGCGATGGATGCGCTGTCGGACACCGCCTTCGCCGCCTATCGCGGGCTGGTTTACGACACGCCGACCTTCAAGGATTTTTTCCGCGCGATGACGCCGATCGCCGAGATTGCGACGCTCAAGATCGGGTCGCGGCCGTCGAGCCGCACCAAGTCGAGCGCGATCGAGGATCTGCGCGCGATCCCCTGGGTGTTCAGCTGGGCGCAGGCGCGCACGATGCTGCCCGGCTGGTACGGCACCGGCGAGGCATTCGCGGGTTTCGACGACAAGGCGCTGTTGGCGGACATGGCGGCGAGCTGGCCCTTCTTCGCCGCGCTGCTCGGCAATATGGAGATGGTGCTCGCCAAATCAGACATGGGGATCGCGGCGCGCTACGCCGGGCTTGCGGGGCATGTCGACGGTCACGACATGATCTTCGGGCGGATCAAGGACGGATGGAACCGCGCGCACGACGGGCTGCTCGAGATTACCGGCCAGACGCGGCTGCTTGAGAAGAACCCGGCGCTCGAGGCGTCGATCCGGCTGCGGCTGCCCTATATCGAGCCGCTCAACCTGCTCCAGATCGAACTGATGAAGCGCCACCGCGCGGGCGAGACCGATCCGCGCATCGCCGAGGGCATCCAGCTGACGATCAACGCGATCGCGACGGCGCTGAGGAACAGCGGGTAG
- a CDS encoding HNH endonuclease, whose translation MFHPDLARHPDSCPALVLNADYTPLSYYPLSLWPWQTAVKAVFLDRVTIVENYEREIHSPTRTMPIPSVIALRQYVKPSEHPAFTRFNLFLRDRFACQYCGSGKDLTFDHVVPRRLGGRTTWENVTTACAPCNLKKGGRTPQQAHMPLHRQPWRPTSWQLQDNGRAFPPNYLHESWIDWLYWDVELEG comes from the coding sequence ATGTTCCATCCCGATCTTGCCCGGCATCCCGATAGCTGTCCGGCGCTCGTCCTCAACGCCGATTACACGCCGCTGAGCTATTATCCATTGAGCCTTTGGCCCTGGCAGACCGCGGTGAAGGCCGTTTTTCTCGATCGCGTCACCATCGTTGAAAATTACGAGCGCGAGATTCATTCGCCGACGCGGACGATGCCGATCCCCAGCGTCATCGCGCTGCGTCAATATGTGAAACCGTCGGAGCATCCGGCCTTCACGCGCTTCAACCTGTTCCTGCGCGATCGTTTTGCGTGCCAGTATTGCGGATCGGGCAAGGATCTGACCTTTGATCATGTCGTGCCGCGACGGCTGGGCGGGCGGACGACGTGGGAGAATGTCACGACCGCCTGCGCGCCATGCAATCTGAAAAAGGGCGGCCGCACGCCACAACAGGCGCATATGCCGCTCCATCGCCAGCCGTGGCGCCCGACGAGCTGGCAGCTCCAGGACAATGGCCGGGCCTTCCCGCCCAATTATCTGCATGAAAGCTGGATCGACTGGCTCTATTGGGATGTCGAGCTGGAGGGTTAG
- the egtD gene encoding L-histidine N(alpha)-methyltransferase, whose translation MGVVRQLRQVSADDAGVDVAFRADVHAGLSQTPKAIPARWFYDATGSALFEDITALPEYYPTRSETDLLTRHAADIAGAIGPGRAVVELGSGSSTKTPLLLSAIDPAAYVPVDISGDFLRGSAEALAARFPRLPVYPVEADFTQKVALPREICALPKLGFFPGSTIGNMVARTAIDLLRGWRAVLGDGSLMLIGIDRIKDVTVLTRAYDDPAGVTAAFNLNLIERINRELGGNMATDNFAHRAVWNDTHARVEMHLVATCDMDFTVDGKAYHMAKDETIHSENSHKYGPRDANLLLRAGGWTPIATWDDADPAFALILAEATEFRSAP comes from the coding sequence ATGGGCGTTGTGCGTCAACTTCGGCAGGTTTCCGCGGATGATGCGGGCGTCGATGTCGCTTTCCGCGCCGATGTCCATGCCGGGCTTTCGCAGACACCGAAGGCGATTCCCGCGCGCTGGTTCTACGATGCGACGGGCTCGGCGCTGTTCGAGGATATTACCGCACTCCCCGAATATTATCCGACGCGCAGCGAAACCGATCTCTTGACGCGGCACGCCGCCGACATCGCGGGCGCAATCGGGCCCGGCCGCGCGGTGGTCGAGCTGGGATCGGGCAGTTCGACCAAGACGCCGCTGCTCCTTTCCGCCATCGACCCTGCTGCCTATGTGCCCGTCGATATTTCGGGCGATTTCCTGCGCGGCAGCGCCGAGGCGCTCGCGGCGCGCTTTCCGCGCCTTCCTGTCTATCCGGTCGAAGCCGACTTCACGCAGAAAGTGGCCTTGCCGCGCGAAATCTGCGCACTGCCCAAGCTCGGCTTCTTTCCAGGCTCGACGATCGGCAACATGGTCGCGCGCACCGCGATCGACCTGCTGCGCGGCTGGCGCGCGGTGCTGGGCGACGGGTCGCTGATGCTGATCGGCATCGACCGGATCAAGGATGTGACGGTGTTGACACGCGCCTATGACGATCCGGCGGGGGTGACCGCGGCGTTCAACCTCAACCTCATCGAGCGCATCAACCGCGAGCTTGGCGGCAATATGGCGACCGACAATTTCGCGCATCGCGCGGTGTGGAACGACACCCATGCGCGCGTCGAAATGCACCTCGTCGCGACGTGCGACATGGACTTCACCGTCGATGGAAAAGCCTATCACATGGCTAAGGACGAGACGATCCACAGCGAGAACAGCCATAAATATGGCCCGCGCGACGCCAATCTGCTGCTCCGCGCGGGCGGCTGGACCCCGATCGCGACGTGGGATGACGCCGATCCGGCCTTTGCGCTGATCCTCGCCGAAGCGACCGAGTTTCGTTCCGCCCCCTGA
- a CDS encoding acyl-CoA dehydrogenase family protein produces MPLYHNDDQAMLKDSVAPFVAEQAPVSHLRHLRDSADATGFSRDLWAQFTEMGLPGMLVPEAHGGLGMGHMEAGIVLEEIGRNLTPSPFLSTSVGAVAALAKAGGTQAGRWLPAIASGEAIVALAIDEGAKHRPDRIATTATRAGNGFRLDGKKSFVLHGHVADMSIVAAKSGGGITLFAVPKDAKGVTADPRRLVDSSLASHVTLDGVEVDADAVIGEVDAGGEILDALLAATRTGAAAEMVGVGQGAMDMTVAYLKERKQFGRLIGEFQGLQHRAAHLYGEMEVARAAVMKAQQLLDDGSDGAKLMVSVAKAKAGRAANLAVREGVQMHGGIGMTDEYDIGLYMKRDRALAEYMGDVHYHIDQVARMNGY; encoded by the coding sequence ATGCCACTCTACCACAATGACGACCAGGCGATGCTCAAGGACAGCGTTGCGCCCTTCGTCGCCGAACAGGCGCCGGTGTCGCACCTGCGCCACCTGCGCGACAGCGCCGACGCCACCGGCTTCTCGCGCGACCTCTGGGCGCAGTTCACCGAAATGGGCCTGCCGGGGATGCTGGTTCCCGAGGCGCATGGCGGGCTCGGCATGGGGCATATGGAGGCGGGCATCGTGCTCGAGGAAATCGGCCGCAACCTGACCCCGTCGCCCTTCCTGTCGACAAGCGTCGGCGCGGTCGCCGCGCTGGCGAAGGCGGGCGGCACGCAGGCGGGCCGCTGGCTCCCCGCCATCGCCAGCGGTGAGGCAATCGTCGCGCTCGCGATCGACGAGGGAGCGAAGCACCGCCCCGACCGCATCGCCACCACCGCGACGCGCGCCGGAAACGGCTTTCGGCTGGACGGCAAAAAGAGCTTCGTCCTCCACGGCCATGTCGCCGACATGAGCATCGTCGCGGCCAAGAGTGGCGGCGGCATCACGCTGTTCGCGGTGCCGAAGGATGCCAAGGGCGTGACCGCCGATCCGCGCCGTCTCGTCGACTCGTCGCTCGCAAGCCATGTCACGCTCGACGGCGTCGAGGTCGATGCCGATGCGGTGATCGGCGAAGTCGATGCGGGCGGGGAGATCCTCGATGCCTTGCTCGCCGCAACGCGCACCGGCGCCGCCGCCGAAATGGTCGGCGTCGGGCAGGGGGCGATGGACATGACCGTCGCCTACCTCAAGGAACGCAAGCAGTTTGGGCGGCTGATCGGCGAGTTTCAGGGGCTCCAGCACCGCGCCGCGCATCTTTATGGCGAGATGGAAGTCGCGCGCGCCGCGGTGATGAAGGCGCAGCAGCTTTTGGACGACGGCAGCGACGGCGCGAAGCTGATGGTCTCGGTCGCCAAGGCCAAGGCCGGCCGCGCCGCCAATCTTGCGGTGCGCGAGGGCGTGCAGATGCACGGCGGCATCGGCATGACCGACGAATATGACATCGGCCTCTACATGAAACGCGACCGCGCGCTCGCCGAATATATGGGCGATGTGCATTATCACATCGACCAGGTCGCGCGGATGAACGGCTATTGA
- a CDS encoding YbaY family lipoprotein, with protein MVRTVFLGLSPLALAACATTPAEQPVTVTGSITYRERIALPPTAQVEITLADVSLADAPSRTIAQQAFTADGRQVPFAFSLTIDQRQLDPRHSYAVSARITDASGKLMFITDTRNSVAFDGRRAIDMDMLTLIKTH; from the coding sequence ATGGTTCGCACGGTCTTTCTCGGGCTATCGCCCCTCGCGCTCGCCGCGTGCGCCACCACGCCCGCCGAGCAGCCCGTGACCGTCACCGGCAGCATCACCTATCGCGAGCGGATCGCCCTGCCGCCGACGGCGCAGGTCGAAATCACCCTCGCCGACGTCAGCCTGGCCGATGCGCCGTCACGGACGATCGCGCAGCAAGCCTTTACCGCCGACGGGCGGCAGGTGCCCTTTGCCTTTTCGCTGACCATCGACCAGCGCCAGCTCGACCCGCGGCACAGCTATGCCGTGTCGGCGCGCATCACCGACGCGTCGGGCAAGCTGATGTTCATCACCGATACGCGTAATAGTGTTGCGTTCGATGGACGCCGCGCGATCGATATGGACATGTTGACCCTCATCAAGACGCATTGA
- a CDS encoding HIG1 domain-containing protein: MEILLVLGVVIAAGLVLFALARGLFYFSQGHRAQMDGTVQENHLMQNRMMMARVKWQAITIILLVLIGLFAAGSS, translated from the coding sequence ATGGAAATCCTGCTCGTCCTTGGCGTCGTCATCGCCGCCGGTCTCGTCCTGTTCGCGCTCGCGCGCGGACTCTTCTATTTCTCGCAGGGGCACCGCGCGCAGATGGACGGCACGGTGCAGGAAAATCATCTGATGCAGAACCGGATGATGATGGCGCGCGTCAAATGGCAGGCGATCACCATCATCCTGCTTGTGCTCATCGGCCTGTTCGCCGCGGGCAGTTCATAA
- the egtB gene encoding ergothioneine biosynthesis protein EgtB has translation MASRTDASPLADPIGALTGRFAATRQLSLDLVATLSDADASAQSMPDASPAKWHLAHTTWFFETFVLRDHVPGYTLFDDRFPYLFNSYYEAEGPRHARPQRGLLTRPSLDEVRAWRAHVDAAVADALPGLPPAALALVDLGIHHEQQHQELLLTDLKHLFAQNPLGPAAWQKSAIASEVAQFSAMKWIEGKAGIAAVGHAGEGFAFDCEGPRHEVLLAPHALANRPVTNGEWQQFIADGGYRTPALWLSDGWAWVQAEGVDAPAYWREDQHFTLSGWQDIDAAAPVTHISFFEADAFASWAGARLPTEYEWEAAATALDPGGGDQLDAAGPVQPAGANGDTGLQQMFGSVWEWTGSAYRPYPGFRTAPGAVGEYNGKFMSGQFVLRGGSCATPRGHCRASYRNFFYPHQRWQFTGLRLAKDI, from the coding sequence ATGGCCAGCCGCACCGACGCTTCGCCTCTTGCCGACCCGATTGGGGCGCTGACCGGACGCTTCGCGGCAACCCGGCAACTCTCGCTCGACCTCGTGGCGACGCTGTCCGACGCCGACGCCAGCGCGCAGTCGATGCCCGACGCCTCGCCCGCCAAATGGCATCTCGCGCACACGACATGGTTTTTTGAAACCTTCGTGCTGCGCGATCATGTGCCGGGCTATACGCTCTTCGACGACCGCTTCCCCTATCTCTTCAACAGCTATTATGAGGCCGAGGGGCCGCGCCACGCGCGTCCGCAGCGCGGCCTCCTGACGCGCCCGTCGCTGGACGAAGTGCGTGCGTGGCGCGCGCATGTCGATGCGGCGGTCGCGGACGCCTTGCCCGGCCTGCCCCCGGCGGCGCTTGCGCTGGTCGATCTCGGCATCCATCACGAGCAACAGCATCAGGAACTGCTGCTCACCGATCTCAAGCATCTCTTCGCGCAAAACCCGCTCGGCCCGGCGGCGTGGCAAAAAAGCGCAATTGCGAGTGAAGTTGCGCAGTTTTCCGCCATGAAATGGATCGAGGGCAAGGCGGGGATCGCCGCAGTCGGCCATGCGGGCGAGGGCTTCGCCTTCGACTGCGAAGGCCCGCGCCACGAGGTGCTGCTCGCCCCGCACGCGCTCGCCAACCGTCCCGTCACCAATGGCGAGTGGCAGCAATTTATCGCCGATGGCGGCTATCGCACCCCCGCGCTCTGGCTCAGCGACGGCTGGGCGTGGGTGCAGGCGGAGGGCGTCGACGCGCCCGCCTATTGGCGCGAGGACCAACATTTCACCCTGTCGGGCTGGCAGGACATCGACGCCGCAGCGCCCGTGACACATATCAGTTTTTTCGAGGCCGACGCCTTTGCCAGCTGGGCCGGTGCGCGCCTGCCGACCGAGTATGAATGGGAGGCGGCGGCCACCGCGCTCGATCCCGGCGGCGGCGACCAGCTCGACGCCGCGGGGCCGGTGCAACCAGCTGGGGCCAACGGCGACACCGGATTGCAACAGATGTTCGGCAGCGTGTGGGAATGGACCGGCAGCGCCTATCGCCCCTATCCCGGCTTCCGCACCGCGCCGGGCGCGGTCGGCGAATATAATGGCAAGTTCATGAGCGGCCAGTTCGTGCTGCGCGGCGGCAGCTGCGCCACCCCGCGCGGCCACTGCCGCGCCTCCTATCGCAATTTCTTCTATCCCCACCAGCGCTGGCAGTTCACCGGCCTGCGCCTTGCGAAAGACATTTGA